The proteins below come from a single Oscillospiraceae bacterium genomic window:
- a CDS encoding HAD family hydrolase: protein MPFNTAYKYSAKDFGAQGCYVVGAPDILAGPRAGELTGALSPLLAQGRRVLLLAKYNAALPDPPAALDAAQLEFLALLPLQNRIRENAPKTFRFFARQGVDVKVISGDDPQAVSHVAADAGIAGAEHWVDAATLRSEQALAEAAEKCTVFGRVTPEQKRQLVHALQKARPHRSHDRRWRK from the coding sequence GTGCCCTTTAACACGGCGTACAAGTACAGCGCTAAGGATTTCGGCGCGCAGGGCTGTTATGTGGTGGGCGCACCGGATATTTTGGCGGGGCCCCGCGCCGGGGAGCTGACCGGCGCACTTTCCCCGCTGCTGGCACAGGGCCGCCGTGTGCTGCTGCTGGCAAAATACAACGCAGCCCTGCCTGACCCACCCGCGGCTCTGGATGCAGCGCAGCTGGAATTTCTGGCGCTGCTGCCGCTGCAGAACCGCATCCGGGAGAATGCCCCCAAGACCTTCCGTTTTTTTGCCAGACAGGGGGTCGATGTCAAGGTCATCTCGGGCGATGACCCGCAGGCTGTCAGCCATGTGGCTGCAGACGCGGGCATTGCGGGGGCCGAGCATTGGGTGGACGCCGCCACCCTGCGCAGTGAGCAGGCGCTGGCCGAGGCCGCCGAAAAATGCACGGTGTTTGGCCGTGTGACGCCTGAGCAGAAGCGCCAGCTTGTCCACGCGCTGCAAAAAGCGCGGCCACACCGTAGCCATGACCGGAGATGGCGTAAATGA
- a CDS encoding V-type ATP synthase subunit F — protein sequence MRFFLISDNSDAMNGLRLAGIEGTVARSEADLRHALADAANQPDIAVLLVTEKIAETYTATLDSARAAGGPLLITVPSTGGGAAGKDRLTRYIREAIGVKI from the coding sequence ATGCGGTTCTTTCTCATCAGCGACAACTCCGACGCCATGAACGGCCTGCGTCTGGCGGGCATTGAGGGCACCGTAGCCCGCAGTGAGGCCGATCTGCGCCATGCGCTGGCCGATGCCGCCAACCAGCCGGACATTGCTGTGCTGCTCGTCACAGAGAAGATCGCCGAGACTTACACAGCCACGCTGGACAGTGCCCGCGCTGCCGGTGGACCGCTGCTCATTACCGTGCCTTCCACCGGCGGCGGTGCTGCCGGTAAGGACCGCCTGACCCGCTATATCCGCGAGGCCATCGGCGTGAAGATTTGA
- a CDS encoding V-type proton ATPase subunit E, translated as MNELDTRAERFLESIRAEGEAACAAIREETEREVTGRLDETRRAENARVERTLRFETERARTRANRDLSAARMAARAKLADQRQKIADETFAKAKAQLADFAASDKYAAWLQTEAAALAEALGENANLSVRSIDLPLLKGVKLPAGTTLTADDSIELGGLKGANAAKGLAADDTLAARLNAQHEWFLENAGLEINI; from the coding sequence ATGAACGAATTAGATACCCGCGCCGAGCGCTTTCTGGAGTCCATCCGCGCCGAGGGCGAGGCTGCCTGCGCTGCCATCCGTGAGGAGACCGAGCGCGAAGTCACCGGGCGGCTGGACGAGACCCGCCGGGCGGAGAATGCCCGGGTGGAGCGCACCCTGCGCTTTGAGACCGAGCGCGCGCGCACCCGCGCCAACCGTGACCTGAGCGCCGCGCGCATGGCGGCCCGCGCCAAGCTGGCCGACCAGCGCCAGAAGATCGCGGACGAGACCTTTGCCAAGGCAAAGGCGCAGTTAGCGGATTTTGCTGCCAGCGACAAGTACGCTGCTTGGCTGCAGACCGAGGCCGCCGCACTGGCCGAGGCGCTGGGGGAGAACGCCAACCTTTCCGTCCGCAGCATCGACCTGCCGCTGCTCAAGGGCGTCAAGCTGCCCGCAGGCACGACACTTACGGCCGATGACAGCATTGAGCTGGGCGGCCTGAAGGGCGCGAACGCCGCCAAGGGGCTGGCTGCCGACGACACGCTGGCAGCACGGCTTAACGCCCAGCACGAGTGGTTCTTGGAAAACGCCGGGCTGGAGATCAATATTTGA
- a CDS encoding V-type ATP synthase subunit B — MILEHIGLSQINGSLVVLDDVKGVQYDEMVELHLDDGSTRVGRVVRVDGDRCVIQVFEGTRGLSLVNNRTVMTGHPMMMDLSPELLGRVLDGLGRPIDGLGDIYPMARRDVNGAPINPVSRVYPRNYIHTGISSIDCLATLIRGQKLPIFSGSGMKHNELAVQIVKQASVADGSDFAIVFAAMGVKNDVAAYFRESFESCGAMERVVMLLNLANDPIIERIITPRAALTVAEYLAFDLNKNVLVILTDMTSYCEALREFSSSKGEIPGRKGFPGYLYSDLASLYERAGIIKGSKGSVTQIPILTMPGDDITHPIPDLTGYITEGQIVLDRGMDATGLYPPVSVLPSLSRLMKDGIGAGYTREDHVTLSNQLFACYAKVQDAKALASVIGEEELSQSDKQLMAFGRAFEQEFIGQGNTDRTMEQTLDLGWELLAALPRNALDRCDAETLDKYYEPAKARISKK; from the coding sequence ATGATTCTGGAACATATCGGACTTTCCCAAATCAACGGCAGTCTGGTCGTGCTGGACGACGTCAAGGGCGTGCAGTATGACGAAATGGTCGAGCTGCACCTCGACGACGGTTCGACCCGCGTCGGTCGTGTCGTCCGTGTGGACGGTGACCGCTGCGTCATTCAGGTGTTCGAGGGTACGCGCGGGCTGAGCCTTGTCAACAACCGCACGGTCATGACCGGCCACCCGATGATGATGGACTTGAGCCCCGAACTGCTGGGGCGTGTGCTGGACGGTCTCGGCCGCCCGATTGACGGCCTTGGCGACATCTACCCTATGGCCCGCCGCGATGTCAACGGCGCGCCCATCAACCCCGTAAGCCGTGTTTACCCCCGCAACTACATCCACACCGGCATTTCCTCCATCGACTGCTTGGCCACGCTGATCCGCGGCCAGAAGCTGCCGATCTTCTCCGGCTCCGGCATGAAGCATAACGAGCTGGCCGTCCAGATCGTCAAGCAGGCCAGCGTGGCCGATGGCTCGGACTTCGCCATCGTCTTTGCCGCCATGGGCGTCAAGAACGATGTGGCTGCATACTTCCGTGAGAGCTTTGAGAGCTGCGGCGCGATGGAGCGCGTTGTCATGCTGCTGAACCTTGCCAATGACCCGATCATCGAGCGTATCATCACCCCGCGTGCCGCGCTGACGGTGGCCGAGTATCTGGCCTTTGACCTGAATAAAAATGTGCTGGTCATCCTGACCGATATGACAAGCTACTGCGAGGCCCTGCGTGAGTTCTCGTCCTCCAAGGGCGAGATCCCCGGCCGAAAGGGCTTCCCCGGCTACCTGTATTCTGATCTGGCCAGCCTGTATGAGCGGGCCGGCATCATCAAGGGCAGCAAGGGTTCTGTGACGCAGATCCCGATCCTGACGATGCCCGGCGATGACATCACCCACCCGATCCCTGACCTGACCGGCTATATTACCGAGGGTCAGATCGTGCTGGACCGCGGTATGGACGCCACGGGCCTGTACCCGCCGGTATCCGTGCTGCCCAGCCTGTCCCGTCTGATGAAGGACGGCATCGGCGCGGGCTATACCCGTGAGGATCATGTCACCCTGTCGAACCAGCTGTTCGCCTGCTACGCCAAGGTGCAGGACGCCAAGGCGCTGGCGAGCGTCATCGGCGAGGAGGAGCTGTCCCAGAGCGATAAGCAGCTGATGGCCTTCGGCCGTGCGTTTGAGCAGGAGTTTATCGGTCAGGGCAACACTGACCGCACGATGGAGCAGACGCTCGACCTCGGCTGGGAGCTGCTGGCTGCGCTGCCCCGCAATGCGCTGGATCGCTGCGATGCCGAAACGCTGGATAAATACTACGAGCCGGCCAAGGCGAGAATCAGTAAAAAGTAA
- a CDS encoding DUF1275 domain-containing protein, which translates to MSEAFRTVMFLSASGGLQDAYTYIGRGKVFANAQTGNIVLMSQSLFEGDFSRFAHYFIPVLSFALGVAAAECIRLRWREARRVHWRQLVLLAEIVLLFVVGFFPAAWDMGANALVSFACAMQVQAFRKVHGYPFASTMCIGNLRSGMDSLVAFGHTRDKSLLYKALHYFGVILVFALGAGVGTQCVAVLGAKTIWLSCALLAVSLCFMFIKEDLED; encoded by the coding sequence ATGTCCGAGGCGTTCCGCACGGTCATGTTTTTGTCCGCATCGGGCGGACTGCAGGATGCCTACACCTACATTGGGCGCGGCAAGGTGTTTGCCAACGCCCAGACCGGCAACATCGTCCTGATGAGCCAAAGCCTGTTCGAGGGCGATTTTTCGCGGTTCGCCCACTATTTTATCCCCGTGCTGTCCTTTGCGCTGGGTGTGGCGGCGGCGGAGTGCATCCGCCTGCGCTGGCGCGAGGCAAGGCGCGTCCACTGGCGGCAGCTGGTGCTGCTGGCGGAGATCGTACTGCTGTTCGTGGTCGGGTTCTTCCCTGCCGCGTGGGACATGGGTGCCAACGCATTGGTATCCTTTGCCTGCGCCATGCAGGTACAGGCCTTCCGCAAGGTACACGGCTATCCGTTTGCCAGTACCATGTGCATCGGCAATCTGCGCAGCGGCATGGATTCTCTGGTGGCGTTCGGCCATACGCGGGATAAAAGCCTGCTGTACAAGGCACTGCACTATTTCGGCGTCATCCTTGTCTTTGCGCTGGGTGCCGGCGTGGGTACCCAGTGCGTAGCTGTGCTGGGTGCCAAGACGATCTGGCTGTCCTGCGCCCTGCTTGCGGTAAGCCTCTGCTTTATGTTCATCAAGGAGGATCTTGAGGACTGA
- a CDS encoding V-type ATPase subunit → MTKASNASGNAVLAKARALYGRRLRAEDYRRLMGCRTMSELAAALKEQPLYSAALADVNPQYARRAQLESLLRQSLYTRYDSLCRYDRSAGSKVYEYFTLCCEVDELTAAMRCLDAGRPGDYLFRLPEFMQQRCCIDLYALAKATSLDGILAAVAGTPWEKVLAPLKTAKPDRGLTAQAEPLLQDRRHKALVALAPMGKGTSAAPTLRDLVELECDTSAVSNAARLIRISAPDSVVRTNARRDCTALTAAEWEYLLAARDLAEFKARFARTKYGPLLGHHEYSVLKEGFFHYRCDWCKKWLRFSTDPTLVMMCYVWLARCEVQDLDHIIEGVHYKLPPEELKPLLVGFDEND, encoded by the coding sequence ATGACGAAGGCAAGCAATGCCTCCGGCAATGCGGTGCTGGCCAAGGCGCGGGCGCTGTACGGCCGCCGCCTGCGGGCAGAGGATTACCGCCGCCTGATGGGCTGCCGCACAATGTCTGAGCTGGCCGCCGCCCTCAAGGAGCAGCCGCTCTACAGCGCGGCGCTGGCCGATGTCAACCCCCAGTACGCCCGCCGCGCCCAGCTGGAAAGCCTGCTGCGGCAGAGCCTGTACACCCGGTATGACAGCCTTTGCCGGTATGACCGCAGCGCAGGCAGCAAGGTGTATGAATACTTTACCCTCTGCTGTGAGGTGGACGAGCTGACCGCCGCGATGCGCTGCCTGGATGCGGGCCGCCCGGGTGATTACCTGTTCCGGCTGCCTGAGTTCATGCAGCAGCGCTGCTGCATCGACCTGTACGCCTTGGCAAAGGCAACGAGCCTCGATGGCATTTTGGCTGCTGTGGCCGGTACGCCGTGGGAAAAGGTTCTGGCACCGCTGAAAACCGCCAAGCCTGACCGCGGCCTGACCGCTCAGGCCGAGCCGCTTTTGCAGGATCGCCGCCACAAGGCGCTGGTGGCGCTTGCACCGATGGGGAAGGGCACAAGCGCTGCGCCTACGCTGCGCGACCTTGTGGAACTGGAGTGCGACACCTCCGCCGTCTCGAACGCCGCACGGCTCATCCGCATCAGCGCGCCGGATTCGGTGGTGCGCACGAACGCCCGCCGCGACTGCACGGCCCTGACCGCCGCCGAGTGGGAGTACCTTCTGGCAGCTCGGGACCTTGCGGAGTTCAAGGCACGGTTCGCCAGAACGAAGTACGGCCCGCTGCTGGGCCACCACGAATACAGCGTGCTGAAGGAGGGCTTCTTCCACTACCGCTGCGACTGGTGCAAAAAGTGGCTCCGCTTCTCGACTGACCCGACGCTGGTCATGATGTGTTATGTCTGGCTGGCTCGCTGCGAGGTGCAGGATCTGGACCACATCATTGAGGGCGTGCATTACAAGCTGCCGCCCGAGGAGCTGAAGCCGCTGCTGGTCGGGTTTGATGAGAACGATTGA
- a CDS encoding ATP synthase subunit C — MKTKFSKLFVTILIVAAVTCCGALGVFAADDTADTAAAASSSETVNTDNDHNSSLSIGLVAAALATGLAGIGGGMAVASAAPAAIAANSENEKTFGKSLIFVALGESIALYGLVISIMILSKLV, encoded by the coding sequence ATGAAAACCAAGTTCAGCAAACTGTTCGTTACCATCCTGATCGTGGCTGCCGTTACCTGCTGCGGTGCGCTGGGCGTCTTTGCCGCCGATGATACCGCCGATACGGCTGCCGCCGCTTCTTCTTCCGAGACTGTCAACACCGACAATGACCACAACTCCTCCCTGAGCATCGGTCTGGTCGCGGCCGCACTGGCCACCGGCCTTGCCGGTATCGGCGGCGGCATGGCCGTTGCCTCCGCTGCCCCCGCTGCCATCGCGGCCAACAGCGAGAATGAGAAGACCTTCGGTAAGAGCCTGATCTTCGTTGCTCTGGGCGAGTCCATTGCTCTGTACGGTCTGGTCATCTCGATCATGATCCTGTCTAAGCTGGTGTAA
- a CDS encoding HAD-IC family P-type ATPase, whose protein sequence is MSTRCKKRGHTVAMTGDGVNDVLALKDADCGIAMASGAQAASQVAQLVLLDSDFAALPSVVAEGRRVINNIQRSASLFLVKNIFSFLLSIVALGLPLAYPFQPLQLSLVTFATIGAPAFFLALEPNHELVRGKFMRNVMRAAMPGGLTDFLLVFCAQGFGFAFDIPSEMVGTICTLAILCVGLQILWGVCIPFTPLHWAIWGSMAAAGIGGALLLAPWLPLVRLNLGGVLVLIVLLALSAPTLAGLTFLGERLHGIYNDLKNKHARKQA, encoded by the coding sequence TTGTCCACGCGCTGCAAAAAGCGCGGCCACACCGTAGCCATGACCGGAGATGGCGTAAATGACGTTTTGGCGTTAAAAGATGCCGACTGCGGCATTGCCATGGCATCGGGCGCACAGGCGGCCAGTCAGGTCGCGCAGCTGGTGCTGCTCGACTCCGACTTTGCGGCCCTGCCCAGCGTGGTGGCCGAGGGGCGGCGTGTCATCAACAACATCCAGCGCTCGGCCTCGCTGTTTTTGGTCAAGAACATCTTCTCGTTCCTGCTCAGCATCGTGGCGCTGGGGCTGCCGCTGGCCTATCCGTTCCAGCCGCTGCAGTTGTCCCTCGTCACCTTTGCCACCATCGGCGCACCGGCATTCTTTTTGGCGCTTGAGCCGAACCATGAACTGGTGCGCGGCAAATTTATGCGCAATGTCATGCGGGCCGCCATGCCCGGCGGGCTGACGGATTTTCTGCTGGTGTTCTGCGCACAGGGCTTCGGCTTTGCGTTCGACATCCCATCCGAGATGGTAGGCACGATCTGCACGCTGGCCATCCTCTGTGTCGGTCTGCAGATTTTGTGGGGCGTTTGTATCCCGTTCACGCCGCTGCACTGGGCTATCTGGGGCAGCATGGCGGCGGCGGGCATTGGCGGGGCGCTTTTGCTGGCACCGTGGCTGCCGCTGGTCCGCCTGAATCTGGGCGGTGTGCTGGTACTCATCGTGCTGCTGGCGCTCAGTGCGCCGACACTGGCAGGGCTGACCTTCCTTGGCGAGCGGCTGCACGGTATCTATAATGACTTGAAAAACAAACACGCCCGCAAGCAGGCATAA
- a CDS encoding MarR family winged helix-turn-helix transcriptional regulator: MNDRFIRLSVSLSRLQKVIQRIKTDGMNRIELKAGHTLVLCQLDAAPDGYRFSELTERCDLDPAMISRVLADLVRSGLVQKCGAPGKYNAIYRLTDAGRDRAARVRAVVADVSRRADEGIDPGELAIFYKVLAQLTENLEAVEADPTAAFAPLED; the protein is encoded by the coding sequence ATGAATGATCGTTTTATCCGCCTGTCCGTCTCGCTGTCCCGCCTGCAGAAGGTCATCCAGCGCATCAAGACGGACGGCATGAACCGCATTGAGCTGAAGGCCGGGCACACGCTGGTGCTTTGCCAGCTTGATGCTGCCCCCGATGGGTATCGCTTCTCGGAACTGACCGAGCGGTGCGACCTTGACCCGGCAATGATCTCCCGCGTGCTGGCCGATCTGGTCCGCAGCGGTCTGGTCCAGAAGTGCGGCGCACCCGGCAAGTATAACGCTATCTACCGGCTGACCGATGCGGGCCGCGACCGTGCCGCGCGGGTAAGGGCCGTGGTGGCCGATGTGTCGCGCCGCGCCGATGAGGGGATAGACCCCGGCGAGCTGGCCATATTCTATAAGGTGCTTGCACAGCTGACCGAAAATCTCGAGGCTGTGGAGGCCGACCCCACGGCAGCCTTTGCACCGCTGGAGGACTAA
- a CDS encoding DUF2798 domain-containing protein → MRSNCNAANKETGIVYTVMMVCVMVYGMVCYNIALDVGGMQNFIFAAAPQRAAIMGVHRLPAGYLSGRPRSHTHRYGLVHPRQGQAGVPDCRISCLSAWMMCPLMSFFATLFFKDSHNANFFAIWCRPRR, encoded by the coding sequence ATGAGGAGTAATTGCAATGCCGCAAACAAAGAAACAGGAATCGTTTACACCGTCATGATGGTCTGCGTCATGGTCTACGGGATGGTCTGCTACAATATCGCACTGGATGTGGGCGGGATGCAGAATTTCATCTTCGCCGCTGCCCCTCAGCGAGCTGCCATCATGGGCGTACATCGGCTTCCTGCTGGATACCTTTCTGGTCGGCCCCGCAGCCATACGCATCGCTATGGGTTGGTTCACCCCCGGCAAGGACAAGCAGGTGTTCCTGATTGCCGCATCTCCTGCCTGTCCGCGTGGATGATGTGCCCGCTGATGAGCTTTTTCGCCACGCTGTTCTTCAAGGACAGCCATAACGCGAACTTTTTTGCCATCTGGTGCAGACCACGGCGCTGA
- a CDS encoding V-type ATP synthase subunit A: MENKIYSINGPVVTIKGKTDLEMMEMVYVGKARLVGEVIRMNEKETTIQVYEETGGLKAGEPVESTGGPLSVTLGPGILRNIYDGIQRPLPAIEKDMGSFIERGAHEPSLDEQAKWDVTVTVKAGDTLTPGQIYATCPETPAIQHRCMVPPTVSGTVTWVAANGSYTVNEPVVKLTDAKGKEHTLTLCQKWPIRTPRPSAERMTSPRPLITGQRVIDTMFPLAKGGAAAIPGGFGTGKTMTQHQIAKWCDADIIIYVGCGERGNEMTQALQEFSELVDPRTGKSLMDRTVLIANTSNMPVAAREASIYTGITLAEYYRDMGYHAAMMADSTSRWAEALREISGRLEEMPADEGYPAYLPSRLAEFYERAGYVKTLNGAEGSVSVIGAVSPQGNDFSEPVTQNTKRFTRCFWALDKSLAYARHYPAINWNDSYSEYLGDLGGWYYDNVGHDFMSCRERIANLLLQENNLMQIVKLIGSDVLPDDQKLTIEIARVIRVGFLQQNAFHAVDTYVPLEKQLKMMETILYLYDKCAALVAKQVPVSRLLATGLFDELVQMKYTVPNDDFAKLDELQKAIDTKLAAVAQG, from the coding sequence ATGGAAAATAAAATTTACAGCATCAACGGCCCCGTTGTCACTATCAAGGGCAAGACTGACCTCGAAATGATGGAGATGGTCTATGTCGGCAAGGCCCGCCTTGTCGGCGAGGTCATCCGCATGAACGAAAAGGAGACCACCATTCAGGTCTATGAGGAGACCGGCGGCCTGAAGGCGGGCGAGCCTGTCGAAAGCACGGGCGGCCCGCTGTCGGTAACGCTCGGCCCCGGTATCCTGCGCAACATCTATGACGGTATCCAGCGCCCGCTGCCCGCCATTGAAAAAGATATGGGCAGCTTTATCGAGCGCGGCGCGCATGAGCCGTCCCTTGATGAGCAAGCCAAGTGGGATGTGACCGTCACTGTCAAGGCAGGGGATACCCTGACCCCCGGCCAGATCTACGCCACCTGCCCCGAGACCCCGGCCATCCAGCACCGCTGCATGGTGCCGCCGACGGTTTCCGGCACCGTGACATGGGTTGCCGCTAACGGCAGCTACACCGTCAACGAGCCTGTTGTCAAATTGACCGACGCCAAGGGCAAGGAGCACACGCTGACCCTCTGCCAGAAGTGGCCCATCCGCACCCCGCGCCCGTCTGCCGAGCGCATGACCTCGCCCCGGCCGCTCATCACCGGCCAGCGCGTCATTGATACGATGTTCCCGCTCGCCAAGGGCGGCGCAGCGGCCATCCCCGGCGGCTTCGGCACCGGCAAAACGATGACCCAGCACCAGATCGCAAAATGGTGCGATGCGGACATCATCATCTATGTCGGCTGCGGCGAGCGCGGCAACGAGATGACGCAGGCGCTGCAGGAATTCAGCGAGCTGGTCGATCCCCGTACCGGCAAGAGCCTGATGGATCGTACCGTGCTGATCGCCAACACCTCCAACATGCCTGTTGCCGCGCGTGAGGCATCCATCTACACCGGCATTACGCTGGCTGAGTATTACCGCGATATGGGCTACCACGCCGCCATGATGGCAGACTCCACCTCCCGCTGGGCCGAGGCCCTGCGCGAGATCAGCGGCCGTCTGGAGGAGATGCCTGCCGATGAGGGCTACCCGGCCTACCTGCCGAGCCGTCTGGCGGAGTTCTACGAGCGCGCCGGTTATGTCAAGACGCTGAACGGTGCGGAAGGTTCTGTCTCCGTTATCGGTGCTGTCAGCCCGCAGGGCAACGATTTCTCGGAGCCTGTCACCCAGAACACCAAGCGCTTTACCCGCTGCTTCTGGGCGCTGGATAAGTCGCTGGCCTACGCCCGCCACTATCCCGCTATCAACTGGAACGACTCCTACAGCGAGTACCTCGGCGACCTCGGCGGCTGGTACTACGACAATGTCGGCCACGACTTCATGTCCTGCCGTGAGCGCATCGCCAACCTGCTGCTGCAGGAGAACAACCTTATGCAGATCGTCAAGCTGATCGGCTCTGACGTGCTGCCCGATGACCAGAAGCTGACGATCGAGATCGCCCGCGTTATCCGCGTCGGCTTTTTGCAGCAGAACGCTTTCCACGCTGTGGACACCTATGTCCCGCTGGAAAAGCAGCTGAAGATGATGGAGACCATTCTGTACCTGTATGACAAGTGCGCTGCGCTCGTTGCCAAGCAGGTGCCGGTCAGCCGTCTGCTGGCCACCGGCCTGTTTGACGAGCTGGTGCAGATGAAATATACCGTGCCCAACGACGATTTTGCCAAGCTGGATGAGCTGCAAAAAGCCATCGATACCAAGCTGGCCGCCGTGGCCCAGGGCTGA
- a CDS encoding V-type ATP synthase subunit D — protein MAQQVFPTKSNLMATKRSLALAAQGYDLMDRKRNILVREMMQLIDRAAGIQDRISAAYAEAYEALKKANIMLGSVGGYAAGVPVERGVQLSTRSVMGVELPTLKLNTTSPLGLYYDLESTNGTLDVAYLKFNEVKTLTVELAEVEISVIRLAEAIQKTQKRANALGNVQIPQMQRTIKSIDEVLSEREREEFSRLKVIKAQKEKEEA, from the coding sequence ATGGCACAGCAGGTTTTTCCTACAAAATCTAACCTGATGGCGACCAAGCGCAGTCTGGCGCTGGCCGCGCAGGGCTATGACCTGATGGACCGCAAGCGCAATATCCTGGTGCGCGAGATGATGCAGCTGATCGACCGTGCGGCAGGTATACAGGACCGCATCTCGGCGGCCTATGCCGAGGCCTACGAGGCCCTGAAAAAGGCCAATATCATGTTGGGCTCTGTCGGCGGCTATGCGGCCGGTGTGCCGGTGGAGCGCGGTGTGCAGCTCAGCACCCGCAGCGTTATGGGCGTGGAGCTGCCCACCCTCAAGCTGAACACCACCTCGCCGCTGGGGCTGTACTACGATCTGGAATCGACAAACGGCACCCTCGATGTGGCCTACCTCAAATTCAATGAGGTCAAGACCCTGACGGTCGAGCTGGCAGAGGTCGAGATCAGTGTTATCCGTCTGGCCGAGGCCATCCAAAAGACCCAGAAGCGCGCGAACGCCCTCGGCAATGTGCAGATTCCGCAGATGCAAAGGACGATCAAATCCATTGATGAGGTGCTGAGTGAGCGCGAGCGTGAGGAATTCAGCCGCTTAAAGGTCATCAAGGCGCAGAAAGAGAAAGAAGAAGCGTGA
- a CDS encoding HAD-IC family P-type ATPase, with amino-acid sequence MADAVVLDGSAQANESLITGEARAVPKEAGSELRSGSFLMAGRCTARLTHVGADSYASKLTAEAQANGHRVARGEMMRSLDRLIKFIGIALIPIGAVLIWKQHWVLELTMKETVNATVAALIGMIPEGLYLLTSVALAVSMMRLAKRRVLTRDMNCIETLARVDTLCVDKTGTITESAMQADDPLPLAENAPLDEILHAFYAGSSPTTTPAAP; translated from the coding sequence GTGGCAGACGCCGTTGTGCTGGACGGCAGCGCGCAGGCCAACGAATCCCTCATCACCGGCGAGGCCCGGGCTGTGCCGAAGGAGGCGGGCAGTGAGCTGCGTTCAGGCAGCTTTCTCATGGCGGGGCGCTGCACAGCGCGGCTGACCCATGTCGGCGCGGACAGCTACGCCAGCAAGCTGACAGCCGAGGCTCAGGCCAACGGCCACCGTGTCGCCCGGGGTGAGATGATGCGCAGCCTTGACAGGCTGATCAAATTTATCGGCATAGCGCTTATCCCGATCGGCGCGGTGCTGATCTGGAAGCAGCACTGGGTGCTGGAGCTGACGATGAAGGAGACTGTCAATGCCACGGTGGCGGCGCTCATCGGCATGATCCCCGAGGGACTTTACCTGCTGACGAGCGTGGCGCTGGCCGTGAGCATGATGCGCCTTGCCAAACGCAGGGTGCTGACGCGGGATATGAACTGCATTGAAACGCTTGCCCGGGTGGATACTCTCTGCGTGGACAAGACCGGCACAATCACCGAGAGCGCCATGCAGGCAGACGACCCGCTGCCGCTGGCAGAAAATGCGCCGCTGGACGAGATCCTGCACGCCTTCTACGCGGGGAGCAGCCCGACAACGACACCGGCCGCGCCCTGA